The genomic stretch TCAGCTCGATGACATCATACCCGTACTTGGGAATGAACCCTGCCAAACCATACTTGATGCCCAGCACAGACGGGACGTTGTACTGATGGTAGGCTGTCATGACAATGGCGCGAACAACGTCGTTCAGCCCCGGGCACAGGCCGCCGCAGGTGACAACGGCACATTTGGTCTTGCTGGTGTCGTAATAAATCTTACCACGTGGCCCGGCTGGCTCGAAGTACTGATGCACCGGGTCTTTCCGGGCTTTGCCCGTGCGCTCCACGTTGCGTTTGGATATATTGACCAGGACCGCATCCTCTTCGCTGACGAAGCGGCCGAATTTTATTGGATTATTTACCTTGGCCTCACCGACGACAGGTATGGTGGTGTCAGTCGGTATGACGGTTTCGTCTGTACATGTTTTCATCGGTTCCCCCGCGATTTGATTGTTCGGAGATTACTCCAAGATTCTTATATGTATTTTGATTTATGCGCAAATCCTTATTAAGAAATAACGGGTTCTGCCGCAAATACAGGTGCATGAAAGTCGCTTGCCCATAAAGGCGGCTGCGAGTATGGTGCCGCCATGCGTTTCATTGGTCCATTACTCCTCATCGCCACTTTCTTTTTCCTCTGCTTTGGGGCAGGGGAGCGCGCATTGGCCCAAAGGAACGCACTGCCCATCGTTTTTGAGGAATATCCGCCTTATGAATTTGTAGAGGATGGACAGGTCAAAGGTATCAATATGGATATCATTCGGGAAGCCTTCAAGCGAATGGGCATAACCCCGTTTTTTGAGCCTCGTCCATGGAACCGCGCAATATATCAGTTGAAAACTGGTGAAATACTGGCTCTTTCATCCGGTTTCAGGACCAAGGATCGTCAGCTTTTCGCCTACTTCCCCGACACACCGCTGGCCCTTGAGACCAATATGGTGATCACCCGGTCAGACCGTGATATTTCCATAAAGTCACTGGATGATCTTCGTCCTTTGCGAATCGGCGTTGTTCGCGGATACGCCTACGGCACGAAGTTCGATACCATGCGCGGCCTCAACATCATCGAGGCTCAGTCCGCACACCAGTTGTTGCTTATGTTGCTCAATGACCGGATGGATGTGGCTATCTGTAATCAGACCGTATTCAAGTACATCGCCCGAAAAGAAGAGGCGTTGGATAAAATCCGGTTCGTGTTCGAAGTGAGCCGCGAACCCCTCTACCTGATGTTTTCCCGAGCCCATGGGCAGCGAGCCAAACAGTTGGCAAACGACTTCGGGGCAGTGGTCAGGCAGATGGTCAAGGATGGTTCCTTTGCGGCCATAGAAGCCCGATACTGATCCGATCATGGTGTTTCCGCAAATATCCATGAATATGTGAGGAGCCCTTATGGGAGTAGTGGAAATCCAATTGCATAGGGTTCAACTCTTTGATAGAAATTGATATTTAACGTAAAAGAGTGGGAAAAATGAAGTCCGATATAAAAAAGTATTTCACAAATAAAGAACACCTGAAAAAAAGAACATACGATCGTTTTTACAACTATTTACACTACCTTAAACGTCCTGTGCGTATTTGGTGGAGAGTT from Pseudodesulfovibrio profundus encodes the following:
- a CDS encoding substrate-binding periplasmic protein, with the translated sequence MAQRNALPIVFEEYPPYEFVEDGQVKGINMDIIREAFKRMGITPFFEPRPWNRAIYQLKTGEILALSSGFRTKDRQLFAYFPDTPLALETNMVITRSDRDISIKSLDDLRPLRIGVVRGYAYGTKFDTMRGLNIIEAQSAHQLLLMLLNDRMDVAICNQTVFKYIARKEEALDKIRFVFEVSREPLYLMFSRAHGQRAKQLANDFGAVVRQMVKDGSFAAIEARY